A segment of the Desertifilum tharense IPPAS B-1220 genome:
TCTGAGACGGGCTAAACTTGAAGCGGGCGTGCAATTGCAACGACAAATTAACGACCTGATTGCCACCCGCCGCAACCATCTCGGTCAAGATGTTTTAAGCCAGTGGATTCAGGTGCGAGATAAAACCGGAGAAGGTCTAAGCGATAAAGAAATTGCCGCCCATACCCTCCTGTTTACCGTTGCCGGATCGGATGCAACGGCGGCAACCTTAACCTGGTTTCTGTATGCCCTCAACCGTCACCCAACGGTGAAAGCCAAAGCCCAAGCCGAGATTGATGCCGTCATTGGCAATCAGCCTTTTACTTGGGAACACCACAGCAAACTCCCTTATTTAAGTTCCGTGTTTAAAGAGGTAGAACGCGTCCATTCGCCCGCCTTTGGAGGAACGCGCAAAATTGTGAAATCCTTTGAATTTAACGGCTATACGGTGCCAGCGGGTTGGAGTTTGCGGATGTGTACCTTTGTCAGCCATCACCTGCCGGAGGTGTTTGAACATCCAGAACGGTTTGACCCCGAACGGTTTGCCCCCCCGCGCGAGGAAGATAAACGGACGCAATTTAGCCTGATTGGATTTGGGGGCGGACAGCGAATTTGTGCGGGTAAGCCTTACGCCATGTTGTTTTTAATGGCACTGGCGGTGAATATCCTCCGGGACTACAACTGGACGGTGCTAGAGGGGCAAGATGTATCGCCGATGCTGCACAACCGCGCCACGTTTATTCCGCAAAGCAAGCTGAAGGTCATGTTTTTCCCGCGCGTCAAAACCCAGACCGTTGCTTGAACGCTTGCAGGTTTTTAGAAACTGAGGATTGCAATGAGTTATTCCCCCTCCCTGGCGTTCGATGAAATCGATATTGATACCTCCTATGAGCCGTTTTCCCGCGAACCCGAATATATTGAGGCCAATCGTTTATTGATTGAAGAGTTGCCCCTCCAATCAGTGCAAGGCGTTCTTGACTTGGCCTGCGGTACGGGAACGATGACGGAACTGTTGCTGAAGCGCTGTCTGGCGGAGAACCGTGGGGAACTCCCGCAAGTGGTGGGCATAGATCTCTCTAGGGAGTCGCTATTGTGGGGTCAAGCCGATTTAGCGGAGATGGGTTTTTTTCAACCCTTAACCCCCGATCAAAGCGGTACCGTTATTTTGGTGGAGGGAACGGCGGATTGTTTGCCGATTGCAACCCACAGCATTGATTTAGCGATGATGGGCAATGCCATTCATATGGTCGCCAATCGGGAAGCACTCTTTGGCGAAATTGCTCGCGTTTTGCGACCGGGGGGCTATTTTGCCTTTAATACCTCCTTTTACGCCGGGACTTACGTTCCGGGGACCGAACCCATTTATCTGCGTTGGGTGCAAGAAGCGATCGCCTATTTGCAACGTCGCAACGCCGAACTCAAAGCGGCGGGACTTCCCGGTATCGCGCGCCAGCGCGGTCAAGGGGCCCCGGCTTTTTCCACCCATTGGCTATCAATCCTGGAGTATACCCAAGAGATGGCCGCCCACAACCTCAATGTGCAATGGCAAAACGAGCGGACGGTGATGCTGACGCAGCGCAGCTTTGAAACGATTGGTTCCTATGCGGGTTTGGGGAAAGTGCTGTTGAGTGGCTATCCCGTGAAGCTGGCGTGCGAAGCCCTATTTTATGCGGCTGCGCCCACCCTAGCGGCTGAGGGGCTAACGGAAGTCCCGCGTTACTGGCTGGAAATGGTGGCTCAAAAATCGGGGGACTAGTCGGCAATGGACAATACCTGGCTCCGAGGGCACGTCAGTATTATTACCGGGGGTAGCGCGGGGATTGGTCGTGCCACTGCCGAGCAATTGGTGCAAGCCGGGGCAACGGTAGCGATTGTGGGTCGCGATCGCGATCGCCTACAACAAACCGCAGATAGCCTGCAAGCCACGGTACGCGGCTGCACGGTGATGACCTGGGCAGCCGATATTGGCCAAGCCGCAGACATGACCCAAATGGCAGACCAAATCCTGGCGCGCTACGGTCGCATTGACAGCCTGATTGCCGCAGCGGGGATTCTCCGACCGTCAGGGGGGGTTGTGCGAACCCTGCAACAGATGAGCGTTCGGGAATGGGATGAGGTGGTCGATACCAATCTTAAAGGCGTTTTTCTGAGCAATCGCGCCGTTTTGCCCGCGATGATTCGCCAGGGTTCGGGACAGATTATCAATATTTCCTCAACGTCCGGGCGTCGCGGCTATGCGTTTGATGCGGCTTACTGTGCCTCCAAGTTTGGCACGATTGGTCTGTCAGAAGCCCTGGCGGAGGAAGTCCGCGACGCGGGGGT
Coding sequences within it:
- a CDS encoding cytochrome P450 produces the protein MLSIPQTSDLQLPNLPPGTFGTPIIGEIREFAADPIAYMWDRYRRYGPIFKTHLGGPLVFVIGPEANKFVLHDRPDCFSFSQGVAPYVRIMFGDEPYSLKDGEPWRRLRQLTSPAFSPETLAFTLNTIRVAGEQRLQEWAEQPTVTCFPAIKALLFETIWVWLTGQAEDADRKQLLHNLYEAFVAVPEVRSGNLGAARDSSVKRLRRAKLEAGVQLQRQINDLIATRRNHLGQDVLSQWIQVRDKTGEGLSDKEIAAHTLLFTVAGSDATAATLTWFLYALNRHPTVKAKAQAEIDAVIGNQPFTWEHHSKLPYLSSVFKEVERVHSPAFGGTRKIVKSFEFNGYTVPAGWSLRMCTFVSHHLPEVFEHPERFDPERFAPPREEDKRTQFSLIGFGGGQRICAGKPYAMLFLMALAVNILRDYNWTVLEGQDVSPMLHNRATFIPQSKLKVMFFPRVKTQTVA
- a CDS encoding class I SAM-dependent methyltransferase, whose product is MSYSPSLAFDEIDIDTSYEPFSREPEYIEANRLLIEELPLQSVQGVLDLACGTGTMTELLLKRCLAENRGELPQVVGIDLSRESLLWGQADLAEMGFFQPLTPDQSGTVILVEGTADCLPIATHSIDLAMMGNAIHMVANREALFGEIARVLRPGGYFAFNTSFYAGTYVPGTEPIYLRWVQEAIAYLQRRNAELKAAGLPGIARQRGQGAPAFSTHWLSILEYTQEMAAHNLNVQWQNERTVMLTQRSFETIGSYAGLGKVLLSGYPVKLACEALFYAAAPTLAAEGLTEVPRYWLEMVAQKSGD
- a CDS encoding SDR family oxidoreductase — its product is MDNTWLRGHVSIITGGSAGIGRATAEQLVQAGATVAIVGRDRDRLQQTADSLQATVRGCTVMTWAADIGQAADMTQMADQILARYGRIDSLIAAAGILRPSGGVVRTLQQMSVREWDEVVDTNLKGVFLSNRAVLPAMIRQGSGQIINISSTSGRRGYAFDAAYCASKFGTIGLSEALAEEVRDAGVRVQVLLPGAIATPIWQQNGPIPRPENLVSVEEVARLILYLVMLPPDTVCLETTIEPLRSQSRPSWMQAIRGSA